One genomic region from candidate division KSB1 bacterium encodes:
- a CDS encoding GEVED domain-containing protein, with product MITKTKKILEFLIKKLGGFLLFWIIVIAYCLTSKVNAVGASAPTVNGLFHGDGDSGRYIKIAVEANNRGDLYAYTDGTRLYFAVVVSDKVNDNVFNDFNNPLDYCRSVNWPMGKNHLAKDLINSEHLGFAFACNGNYYEWSQDLAYLSGGVWVSNHLGNDGGGTPPSGISSASSTAWNFQNSRWWQIDPTARPDATDSKKFDEWKSPGYAEGGAFNKAAHGYPYWDSANDWEWLIVYELSYPHPCPGESFYFNVLTAHNSPPKDNDPDVVIYGYDYGDAPSTYPTLLSANGARHLFTPDLLRLGRFIDAEPDGQPGANASADDQVWSDDEDGVTFSSNLVAGQTQSIVVTASGSGYLNAWIDFNRDGDWNDAGEKIFTDTALTAGSKVLTFTVPANASTGDTYARFRFSTQTGLLPTGTAPDGEVEDYKVTILAPNYDFGDLPDTGTGSGAGNYQTLLSDDGPRHLIVPTLRLGSLIDSETNGQPSAGANGDDNNGSDDEDAIAEPIQLVLNTQPTLAVNVYNMTGTSAILTGWVDLDRDGLLESGESASVWVPTGTNGPVNLTLPTITGSEGLTFARFRLSTQNVNGNGTLNPTGVLMDGEVEDYIVQISTGYGPEDRGDAPASYGEAIHTNLDYDLQLGPPDYANGGVLGNVDGEDISYYSENAAGDNADGVDDENGVSSFSPLKVGQTSYSVAVSVYNQTAENAILVGWIDFNRDGVFTADEGASAVVPAGTIGTVTLTWTNLSGLVSGTTYARFRIAPVGSGLSTSTVDGTISGGEVEDYMLIIENPIGIGLTSFSAVRKDNRVLIEWQAETAKSRAGYNLYRSNGENSPFIRLNNRLITDEDAVSAGKFEWIDTAVSNGFYKLEEVGMDGSIKVYGPINITSAANVVQNRIPKEYALRQNYPNPFNPATTIPFELPEAAAVKIAVYDMSGKQVKILVDGIMEAGTHAVVWNALDDNNSPVPSGMYIVRFSANGHQSSRKMLLVR from the coding sequence ATGATTACCAAAACTAAAAAGATATTAGAATTCTTGATTAAAAAGTTGGGTGGTTTTCTGCTCTTTTGGATTATTGTGATTGCTTACTGTCTGACTTCCAAGGTCAATGCCGTCGGCGCCTCCGCCCCGACGGTGAACGGGCTATTTCATGGCGACGGCGACTCCGGACGTTACATAAAAATAGCAGTCGAGGCCAACAATCGCGGCGATCTCTACGCTTATACAGACGGAACCAGGCTTTACTTTGCCGTAGTCGTCAGTGATAAGGTAAATGACAATGTGTTCAATGATTTTAACAATCCGCTGGATTACTGCCGGTCCGTCAATTGGCCGATGGGCAAGAACCATTTGGCAAAGGATCTTATTAACTCCGAGCATTTGGGTTTTGCCTTTGCCTGCAATGGGAATTACTATGAATGGTCTCAGGATCTTGCCTATCTAAGCGGCGGCGTATGGGTCTCGAATCATTTGGGAAATGACGGCGGAGGAACGCCGCCTTCCGGCATCAGCAGCGCCAGTTCCACCGCCTGGAATTTCCAAAACAGCAGATGGTGGCAGATTGATCCGACCGCCAGACCCGACGCAACGGATTCGAAAAAGTTTGACGAATGGAAATCGCCGGGATATGCCGAGGGCGGCGCTTTTAATAAAGCCGCACACGGGTATCCCTATTGGGACTCGGCCAATGATTGGGAATGGTTGATTGTTTATGAGCTTAGTTACCCGCATCCGTGTCCGGGCGAATCGTTTTACTTTAATGTGCTTACGGCGCATAATTCACCGCCCAAGGACAATGACCCGGATGTGGTGATTTACGGTTATGATTACGGCGATGCTCCGTCCACCTATCCTACTTTATTGTCTGCAAACGGCGCTCGCCATCTTTTTACTCCAGATTTGCTGCGTCTCGGCCGGTTTATTGACGCGGAGCCGGACGGCCAGCCCGGAGCCAATGCTTCTGCCGATGATCAGGTGTGGAGCGATGATGAGGACGGCGTAACTTTTTCTTCAAATTTGGTTGCCGGACAAACGCAGAGCATCGTAGTAACTGCCTCGGGTTCCGGGTACCTAAATGCGTGGATTGATTTCAATCGCGACGGCGATTGGAATGACGCTGGAGAAAAAATCTTTACAGACACGGCGTTGACGGCAGGATCGAAGGTACTTACGTTTACAGTGCCTGCCAATGCTTCGACAGGAGATACTTATGCGCGTTTCCGCTTCAGTACGCAGACCGGACTTTTACCCACCGGTACAGCGCCGGACGGCGAGGTGGAAGATTACAAGGTGACGATCTTGGCGCCGAACTATGATTTCGGTGATTTACCCGATACAGGCACTGGAAGCGGAGCAGGTAATTATCAAACGCTGCTTTCAGACGATGGTCCGCGTCATCTGATTGTTCCCACCTTACGTCTGGGCAGCTTGATCGATTCCGAAACCAACGGTCAACCCTCAGCCGGTGCCAACGGCGACGACAATAACGGCAGCGATGACGAAGACGCTATTGCCGAACCGATACAGCTTGTGCTCAATACGCAGCCGACGCTGGCCGTTAACGTTTACAATATGACCGGAACTTCGGCTATTCTCACCGGCTGGGTGGATCTGGACCGAGACGGACTGCTCGAAAGCGGCGAAAGTGCATCCGTATGGGTGCCGACCGGTACGAACGGGCCGGTAAATCTGACTTTACCGACCATCACCGGCAGCGAAGGTTTGACGTTCGCCCGCTTTCGTCTCAGCACCCAAAACGTCAACGGCAACGGAACTTTGAATCCTACGGGCGTCTTGATGGACGGTGAAGTTGAGGACTATATTGTGCAGATCTCGACAGGCTACGGTCCGGAAGATCGCGGGGATGCACCGGCATCTTACGGCGAAGCAATTCATACCAATCTCGATTATGACCTGCAGCTTGGCCCGCCGGATTATGCGAACGGCGGTGTTTTGGGCAATGTCGACGGAGAAGACATCAGTTACTACAGTGAAAATGCCGCCGGAGATAACGCGGACGGTGTGGATGACGAAAACGGCGTTTCATCTTTTTCACCGCTCAAAGTAGGACAAACCAGCTATTCTGTAGCTGTCTCCGTTTATAACCAGACCGCCGAAAACGCAATTTTGGTCGGCTGGATCGATTTCAACCGCGACGGCGTCTTTACGGCTGATGAGGGTGCTTCCGCCGTTGTTCCGGCAGGAACCATTGGAACGGTTACTCTAACTTGGACGAATTTAAGCGGCCTGGTCTCCGGAACTACTTATGCGCGTTTCCGAATTGCGCCGGTAGGCTCGGGTCTGTCGACCTCAACGGTTGACGGCACCATTTCCGGCGGCGAGGTCGAAGATTATATGTTGATTATAGAAAATCCCATCGGAATCGGTCTAACCTCCTTTTCGGCAGTCCGCAAAGACAACCGCGTTCTGATCGAATGGCAGGCCGAGACCGCTAAAAGCCGAGCCGGCTATAATTTGTATCGCAGCAACGGCGAGAACAGCCCGTTCATCCGCTTGAACAATAGGTTGATTACGGATGAAGATGCCGTTTCCGCAGGGAAATTCGAATGGATCGATACGGCAGTTTCAAACGGCTTTTACAAGCTCGAAGAAGTCGGAATGGACGGCTCGATCAAGGTGTACGGCCCCATCAATATTACGAGTGCGGCGAATGTTGTTCAAAATCGCATCCCAAAAGAGTATGCGCTGCGGCAAAATTATCCCAATCCGTTCAACCCCGCGACAACCATTCCGTTCGAGTTGCCGGAAGCTGCGGCTGTTAAAATTGCCGTCTATGACATGAGCGGCAAACAGGTGA